The candidate division KSB1 bacterium genome segment CGGGCGATACTCTTGCAGAACGTTTCCGAACTTGTCCTCCACGCGCAAGATGGCCACGGGGCGCATGAGCACTCCGCGGTTAGCGAATGCGGCAAAAGCTGAAACCATTTCTATGGGGATGACCGTCTCTGAGCCCAGCGCCATGGCAGGCACGGGCGAAAGCGGCGTCGTAATGCCTAATCGCCTGGCGTATTCCACCACCACTTCGGGTGGGACTGCTTCTAACACCAACCGCGCGGTGACGAGGTTGAGTGACCTGGCGAGCGCTTCGCGCAGAGTGGTCTTCCCGCCAATTGAGCCGTCATAGTTGGACGGCGTCCAGCGCTGGCTGCCAGGAATATCCAACACCACCGGCTGGTTGAGCAACTCGTAGCACGGCGGATAGCCGTTGTCGATGGCGGCCAGGTACACGAAAGGCTTGAACGCAGATCCAGGCTGTCGCTGCGCCTGCGTGGCTCTATTGAACTCGGACTCGCGAAAATCTCGTCCCCCGACCATGGCGAGAATATGACCCGTGGACGGGTCAATAGCTACCAATGCCACCTGCACCTTGGCCTTTTCGTTGAGCAGGGAGTCCACAAAGGCCCTGTTGCGGATGAGCGTCCGTACATTAGTCTTCTTCAGAAGCGAGGGGGGGACCAGTTTGGCAAACTCGGTCTCCGGGTGGGCAAGGATCCAGGCGCGCTGCCGATTCTCCACCGTGCCAATGTGCCCGGCAATGGCGCGATTGGCGCATGCCTGCACTCTCGTATCCAGAGTCGTGAACACACGCAATCCGCCGGTGTAAATGTCCATCCCGTAGCGGGCGATCAGCTCGCGTCGCACGTGCTCGGCAAAGTACGGGGCCAACTCTTCATGATTCGGCTCGCGGCTCACCACTCCCAAAGGTGCAGCGATGGCCTCCTGGTACTGTTCCTCGTTGATGTATTTCAGATCCCTCATGCGCCGCAGCACCAGATTGCGGCGACTCATCGCCCGCTCGGGGTACTTGAAGGGAGAGTAGTAGCCAGCGTTGGGGAGCAGAGCGGTCAGAAGAGCAGCCTCCGGCAACGTCACCTCCTGAATATGTTTGCCGAAATAGTAGAGTGAAGCAGCCTCAACGCCGTATACCCCTGGGCCCAAATACGACTGGTTAAGATACATCTCCAGAATCTCGCGCTTGCTGTAGGTGCGCTCGATTTGGATGGCGGTGAACACTTCTTTAATCTTCCTGCCGATGGATTTCTCTTTGGTCAAGTACAGATCGCGGGCAAGTTGCTGGGTGAGGGTGCTGACGCCCCGGGGTGTCCTCATGCGCAGCATACCGCCCAAGGTCGCCTTGACCCAGCGCTGCGGTACCACTCCCCAATGGCGGAAAAAGCGATGGTCCTCCGACGCTAGCACGCTCTTCCATACATAGTCCGGCATCTGGGCGAGGGGCACCAACACCCTGTTCTTGACGAAGAACTCCTTGAACACCTGGCCATCGGCCGAATAGAGCTTTGTTGCCAGCTCAGGGCTATACTCCTCAAGTTGCCGCAAAGAGGGCAGTTGCCGTGTGAGGGCAAACAAGTAGCCGATGACTGCGACGCCCAGCAAGCCTACTGCCAGCCGGACGTAGCGCCTCAGCCGGCGTCCTTCATTAGGTCCGCCCTCACCGAAAGTAGCGTGGAGCGAACGTCGTATTTTTCTCTTCATGCAGCCTCACCAGTGAAAGTCTCGATTTCGCGCCGAGCGCTTCTCTTATGTCCAAAGTGCCAGCGCGTGTGGACTCACCTCTGTGTGCTGGGCAGTGGCAGGTGTGCTATCTCCCTGGCACCTTGGTCACCCATCCACTCCTTAAGCCACACCCCGTTTTGGTCGACAAGCCCAAAGGTGAAGTGGGTGATCCAATCGCCCGGGTTGAGGTACACTCCGTTCGCGATTGGCTCACACGTTGGCTCGTGCGTGTGGGCCAGTACCACCACATCGTGGCCACGTGCAATGGTGTGCTCGGCATACGCACGGTAGTGCTGGCGTCCGCGAAACTCGCGCTGCGCTCCATGGTTCCTGCTCAGTGTGGAGAAGAACTCTGCCACTGGCACGCCCAGGTCCGGATGGACCAGGCGATACATTGCCACGCCCACAGGGTGCTGCAACACGCGCTTTAACAAGCGGTAGCCCCGGTCCCCGACATCGATGCCGTCCCCATGGCGCACAAAGACGCGCTGTCCTGCCACGTGGCCCTGGAAGGTATGCCGATGGACCACAAGGCCCACTTCTTGGGCCAGAAAATCGCGCATCCAGAAATCGTGATTGCCCGCAACGTAATGGACCTCCGTGCCGTTGTCCACCAGGTCAGCAAGCAGACGGAGGGTGCGGAAATAGCGATTGACCACTGCGTGGCGATATTCAAACCAAAAGTCGAACAGGTCGCCGCAGATGCAAAGTACGGCCACGTAGGGGGCGGCCTGAGTTAGGAAGCTATGTAAGCGGCGCACTTTTTCCTGCTCGGCCGCCTCTGCGGTGCCGCGCAAGTGCGCATCGGCGATGAATAGCGCGTGTGCCGCTGTCGTCATGGTCAGCGCCTCATCCTCTCCAGTGCGACAGAATGTAACGAACTAATAAGCAACATGCAAGTGTTTCTTCACCGCCCCCCTGGGTGAGGCCCCTCGCTGCGGTGCCCCGCAAAAAAAGCGCCCGCTCCAGAACTCCGATCCCCTTGCGGGCGAGTATCCTGGAACGGGTGCATAGGGTGCAGATGTCCGCGCCGAAGCCGCGGCTCAGTTGTTGACGATTTCCGTACGGCCCTCTTCGCGGGGACCTTCGTGACGCGGCTCTTTGCGCGCTACCTCGGTGAAGGTCAGCTTATCGCCCTTGTGCCCGATGCGAATACGGCTGCCGTCGCCGAAGCGACCGCGCAGTATCTCCTCCGCGATGGGGTCCTCCACCAACTTCTGGATGGTGCGGCGCAGCGGGCGGGCGCCAAACACCGGATCAAACCCTTTCGTGGCGAGGAGCTCACGAGCCCCCTTCGTGATTTCCACCTCAATGTCGCGGTCCTTGAGCTTGGCGGCCATCTCGTCGATGAGAATGTCCACGATCTTGACGATGTCGTTGAGGTTGAGGGCGCGGAACACCACAATCTCGTCGACGCGGTTCAGGAACTCCGGGTTGAAGATGCGCTTCACTTCGTCCATGATGCGCTTCTTCATGCTCTCGTAATCGGAGCGCTCATCGCCCTTGGAGAACCCAAAGCCGCCCGTCTTGCGAATTTCCCGCGCGCCGATGTTGGAGGTCATGATGAGGATGGTGTTCTTAAAGTCCACCTGCCGCCCCAAGCCGTCGGTCAGCCGGCCGTCGTCCAGAATCTGCAACAGGATGTTGAACACATCTGGGTGTGCCTTCTCGATCTCATCGAAGAGCACCACAGAGTAGGGGTGACGGCGGACCTTCTCGGTAAGCTGCCCCCCTTCCTCATAGCCTACGTACCCTGGGGGCGCGCCGGTCAGACGCGAGACGGAGAACTTTTCCATGTACTCGGACATGTCGATGCGGATCAGCGCCTGCTCGCTCTCGAACAGATAACGCGCCAACTCCTTGGCCAGCTGCGTTTTGCCCACTCCGGTTGGACCCAAGAAGATGAACGAGCCGATGGGGCGATTCGGGTCCTTGAGTCCCGCGCGCGTGCGTTGAATGGCCTTGGTCAGCACGCGGATGACCTCGTCCTGGCCGATGATGCGCGCGCGGAGCTCTTCCTCCATATGCAGCAGGCGCTCCGACTCCGACTGCGCCACCTTTTGCACCGGGATGCCGGTCATCATCGACACCACTGCCGCGATCTCCTCCTCGGGCACGGTGGCCACAATCTTCTGGTCCTCCTCCTCCCACTTTTTGCGCGCCTCTTCCAATTCGCGGAGCAGGCGTTTTTCCTGGTCCCGCAATACTGCCGCCCGCTCAAAGTTCTGGCTGGCCACCACCGCCTCTTTCTCACTCTGCAGCCGCTTGATCTTCTCCTCGAGGTCAGTGATGGCCTTGGGCACCACGATGTTGTTCAAGTGCACACGCGCCCCTGCCTCGTCCATCACATCGATGGCCTTGTCGGGCAGGTAGCGGTCGGTGATGTAGCGCTCCGATAGGCGTACCGCTGCCTCGATGGCCTTGTCGGTGTATTTGACGTGGTGGTGTTTCTCATACCGGTCCTGGAGGCCCTTGAGAATCTGCAGCGTCTCCTCTGGTGTGGGCGGGTCGACCATGATCTTCTGGAAGCGCCGATCCAAGGCCCCGTCTTTCTCGATGTACTGCCGATACTCGTCCAAGGTGGTGGCGCCGATACACTGGAGCTCGCCCCGCGAG includes the following:
- a CDS encoding ATP-dependent Clp protease ATP-binding subunit, whose protein sequence is MRNNFSQRVQRVIQLARDEARRLGHDHIGAEHLLLGLIREGEGLAVTILQRLGCDLDEIRTAVEDALGVTGETTTYGNIPFTRRAEKVLKMAYNEAERYRSDIIGTEHLLLALVKEREDIASQVLHTFDVTYEAVAQELENIMQGGMSSDKELSSQRGSKTPALDHFGRDLTELARRGELDPIIGRDEEIQRVAQVLSRRKKNNPVLIGEPGVGKTAIAEGLALRIVQKKVPRVLHNKRVVTLDLGAIVAGTKYRGQFEERMKAIMNELVKAKDVILFIDELHTIVGAGSASGSLDASNMFKPALSRGELQCIGATTLDEYRQYIEKDGALDRRFQKIMVDPPTPEETLQILKGLQDRYEKHHHVKYTDKAIEAAVRLSERYITDRYLPDKAIDVMDEAGARVHLNNIVVPKAITDLEEKIKRLQSEKEAVVASQNFERAAVLRDQEKRLLRELEEARKKWEEEDQKIVATVPEEEIAAVVSMMTGIPVQKVAQSESERLLHMEEELRARIIGQDEVIRVLTKAIQRTRAGLKDPNRPIGSFIFLGPTGVGKTQLAKELARYLFESEQALIRIDMSEYMEKFSVSRLTGAPPGYVGYEEGGQLTEKVRRHPYSVVLFDEIEKAHPDVFNILLQILDDGRLTDGLGRQVDFKNTILIMTSNIGAREIRKTGGFGFSKGDERSDYESMKKRIMDEVKRIFNPEFLNRVDEIVVFRALNLNDIVKIVDILIDEMAAKLKDRDIEVEITKGARELLATKGFDPVFGARPLRRTIQKLVEDPIAEEILRGRFGDGSRIRIGHKGDKLTFTEVARKEPRHEGPREEGRTEIVNN
- a CDS encoding UDP-2,3-diacylglucosamine diphosphatase, which produces MTTAAHALFIADAHLRGTAEAAEQEKVRRLHSFLTQAAPYVAVLCICGDLFDFWFEYRHAVVNRYFRTLRLLADLVDNGTEVHYVAGNHDFWMRDFLAQEVGLVVHRHTFQGHVAGQRVFVRHGDGIDVGDRGYRLLKRVLQHPVGVAMYRLVHPDLGVPVAEFFSTLSRNHGAQREFRGRQHYRAYAEHTIARGHDVVVLAHTHEPTCEPIANGVYLNPGDWITHFTFGLVDQNGVWLKEWMGDQGAREIAHLPLPSTQR
- a CDS encoding PBP1A family penicillin-binding protein, yielding MKRKIRRSLHATFGEGGPNEGRRLRRYVRLAVGLLGVAVIGYLFALTRQLPSLRQLEEYSPELATKLYSADGQVFKEFFVKNRVLVPLAQMPDYVWKSVLASEDHRFFRHWGVVPQRWVKATLGGMLRMRTPRGVSTLTQQLARDLYLTKEKSIGRKIKEVFTAIQIERTYSKREILEMYLNQSYLGPGVYGVEAASLYYFGKHIQEVTLPEAALLTALLPNAGYYSPFKYPERAMSRRNLVLRRMRDLKYINEEQYQEAIAAPLGVVSREPNHEELAPYFAEHVRRELIARYGMDIYTGGLRVFTTLDTRVQACANRAIAGHIGTVENRQRAWILAHPETEFAKLVPPSLLKKTNVRTLIRNRAFVDSLLNEKAKVQVALVAIDPSTGHILAMVGGRDFRESEFNRATQAQRQPGSAFKPFVYLAAIDNGYPPCYELLNQPVVLDIPGSQRWTPSNYDGSIGGKTTLREALARSLNLVTARLVLEAVPPEVVVEYARRLGITTPLSPVPAMALGSETVIPIEMVSAFAAFANRGVLMRPVAILRVEDKFGNVLQEYRPAPQEVLSEGSAYIITDMMRGVLDMGRGTGRLARTLYGFTRPAAGKTGTTNDFSDAWFVGFTPQIAAGVWVGVDDPSVTLGGGQSGAVAALPIWAPFMKAAHDTLQLPVEDFVMPPTVVRVEICSETKELATESCPQIVEEVFPVQQSPRTFCKKHGGQPLQPQEGGEKGTTRKVRF